The Megalopta genalis isolate 19385.01 chromosome 9, iyMegGena1_principal, whole genome shotgun sequence genome includes a window with the following:
- the LOC117224819 gene encoding uncharacterized protein LOC117224819, with amino-acid sequence MYDDDGTTADQKIDDDRNAMETDGIGGEQVVAATGGIGVGVGIGIGGSGAAGAGGAGLAGYWQHATSAPLPHCPSFLDCWAMPPIAFGSQTLSLPRDEN; translated from the coding sequence AtgtacgacgacgacgggaCCACGGCGGACCAGAAGATCGACGACGATAGAAACGCGATGGAGACGGACGGCATCGGCGGCGAGCAAGTCGTCGCGGCCACCGGGGGCATTGGCGTGGGCGTCGGGATCGGGATCGGCGGTTCCGGGGCCGCAGGGGCGGGCGGCGCCGGTTTGGCCGGATACTGGCAACACGCCACCAGCGCGCCCCTGCCGCATTGTCCCTCGTTTCTCGACTGCTGGGCCATGCCGCCGATCGCTTTCGGCTCGCAGACGCTCTCTCTGCCGCGGGACGAGAACTGA